Proteins encoded within one genomic window of Legionella sp. PC997:
- a CDS encoding helix-turn-helix transcriptional regulator — protein sequence MLQFSKMKMYTGWLDQVYQHIFDESPICNWGYMYYDLNGNYFQLMSEQYLLSDFFHDELYAEQILSDIEILDHEYYVSSIVGDNLLDDKLKGVVTNRGYTFFYDFIKRNHTPQTFSTEIITLASTSDPIKSNNFILNNLGILDKVCEDIANKCRKLLNKENLLILPKELTIKVNEIFANKKNPTPTFHNKILNYANKSQTVAEFFDKTFDFTQLPFSFLACKKLTHKEKEIIYLYYYGFSLPRIASILEVSKRTVDKNFEHIRKKLQCENSSQIIPALLRFDKSIMLCRKNPAM from the coding sequence ATGCTGCAATTTTCTAAAATGAAAATGTATACCGGTTGGCTTGACCAGGTCTACCAACATATTTTCGATGAATCTCCAATTTGTAATTGGGGGTACATGTATTATGACTTAAATGGTAACTATTTCCAGCTTATGTCGGAGCAGTATTTATTAAGTGACTTTTTTCATGATGAACTCTATGCAGAGCAAATACTCAGTGATATTGAAATATTAGATCATGAATATTATGTCTCAAGTATTGTCGGGGATAATTTATTAGATGATAAGCTGAAAGGAGTTGTAACTAATCGCGGTTATACTTTTTTTTATGACTTTATAAAAAGAAATCATACTCCACAAACCTTCTCTACTGAAATAATTACTCTGGCTTCGACTTCTGATCCAATTAAATCCAATAATTTTATATTAAATAATTTAGGTATATTAGATAAAGTGTGTGAAGACATAGCAAATAAATGTCGTAAGCTCTTGAATAAAGAAAATTTATTAATATTACCCAAAGAACTCACAATAAAAGTGAATGAAATTTTTGCTAATAAAAAAAACCCTACCCCCACGTTCCACAATAAAATTTTAAATTACGCGAATAAATCACAAACAGTAGCTGAATTTTTTGATAAAACCTTTGATTTTACACAGTTGCCATTTAGCTTTTTGGCATGTAAAAAACTTACTCATAAAGAGAAAGAAATCATTTATTTATATTATTATGGCTTCAGTTTGCCTCGAATCGCCAGCATACTAGAAGTTTCAAAACGAACGGTGGATAAGAATTTTGAACATATAAGAAAAAAACTTCAATGTGAAAATAGCAGTCAAATTATTCCTGCTTTATTAAGATTTGATAAATCGATTATGTTATGCAGAAAGAATCCCGCCATGTAA
- a CDS encoding transporter substrate-binding domain-containing protein, with the protein MHIKAFLACLLCSMHLFAQSVLIGTSDSGPPFKMLLKDKAHFYGFEIDLMGEICQRAQLDCHFTSIPFKDLFNQLEQGQIDLAIGSIVITPEREKKFLFSLPYLIGGGQYATKSSSAVKEINDIVGKIVGIERGTIFKAWIASQFGDAAQIQEYNTLNEALQALNNEEVDVVMFDKGVVEFWLANSSGQLRVVGAPTGAGYGVMANKNHEALIDTINKYLIELENDGTYLKLYRRYF; encoded by the coding sequence ATGCACATAAAAGCATTTCTAGCTTGCCTCTTATGCTCTATGCATTTGTTTGCGCAATCCGTTCTTATTGGGACCTCAGACTCTGGTCCACCATTTAAAATGTTATTGAAAGATAAGGCCCACTTTTATGGTTTTGAAATTGATCTTATGGGTGAGATCTGCCAACGTGCTCAACTAGACTGTCATTTTACGAGCATCCCTTTCAAGGATTTATTTAATCAATTAGAACAGGGGCAAATTGATCTAGCCATAGGTTCGATTGTGATTACCCCAGAGAGAGAAAAAAAATTTCTCTTCAGTCTACCTTATCTTATTGGTGGAGGCCAATATGCAACTAAATCATCGAGCGCAGTAAAAGAAATTAATGACATTGTGGGTAAAATCGTGGGAATAGAAAGGGGAACCATTTTCAAAGCCTGGATCGCCTCACAATTTGGTGATGCAGCTCAAATACAGGAATATAATACTTTGAATGAGGCATTACAGGCGCTAAACAACGAGGAGGTTGATGTAGTTATGTTCGATAAGGGGGTAGTTGAATTTTGGCTTGCTAATAGCAGTGGTCAGCTTAGGGTGGTCGGTGCCCCAACGGGTGCTGGTTATGGAGTTATGGCTAATAAGAATCATGAGGCGCTCATTGATACAATTAACAAATATCTTATTGAATTAGAAAATGATGGCACTTATTTAAAGTTGTACCGGCGTTATTTTTAA
- a CDS encoding Fic family protein, whose translation MNNTNIEWIWQLLDWPKFHWQDQLIQPLLREVRLKQGILIGKTGAIAADISLESALDTLLQNIIASSAIEGEQLNVQSVRSSLAKRIGLHLKQPYPTSERSEGLAQMMLDAIYNLKSPLSLERLMQWHKWLFPNNTQSILYPIQAGQLRGDEPMQVVSGRIDNPTVHYEAPPKARLEHELNRFIDWFNQSLKDTTLDPLLRAAITHFWFITIHPFEDGNGRITRALTDLALAQEDKQSIRLYAMSATILAHRNDYYQILEQSQRQTTNITLWLSWFLKTLDNSIQTAIDKIDQTLAKSRFWQVFQECELSKEQIKIINLMFDNGDEAFEHGISAAQYKKITKVSKATATRHLADLLEKGCIEKLPGGGRSTRYQIKTSIVEVKKQDS comes from the coding sequence ATGAATAACACCAATATCGAATGGATCTGGCAATTGCTAGATTGGCCAAAATTTCATTGGCAAGATCAACTCATACAACCTTTACTGCGCGAAGTACGATTAAAGCAAGGGATTCTTATAGGTAAAACTGGAGCTATAGCAGCAGATATCTCTTTAGAATCGGCCCTGGATACTTTATTACAAAATATAATTGCCTCTTCAGCAATTGAAGGGGAACAATTGAATGTACAATCCGTTCGCTCTTCACTTGCAAAACGCATTGGATTGCATTTAAAGCAACCTTATCCAACCTCGGAGCGTTCGGAAGGTTTAGCACAAATGATGTTGGATGCCATTTATAATTTAAAATCCCCTTTATCCCTAGAGCGCTTGATGCAATGGCATAAATGGTTATTTCCCAATAATACACAGTCCATATTATATCCAATTCAAGCTGGCCAATTACGGGGTGACGAGCCCATGCAAGTTGTTTCTGGGCGAATTGACAATCCAACGGTGCATTATGAAGCGCCGCCAAAAGCTCGATTGGAGCATGAATTGAACAGGTTTATTGATTGGTTTAACCAAAGCTTAAAGGACACAACACTTGATCCTTTATTACGGGCAGCGATTACCCATTTCTGGTTTATCACAATCCATCCATTCGAAGATGGTAACGGCCGCATCACACGTGCTCTAACTGACTTGGCTTTAGCACAGGAGGATAAGCAGAGTATCCGCTTATATGCTATGTCGGCCACCATTCTTGCCCACCGAAATGATTATTATCAAATTTTGGAACAAAGTCAGCGGCAAACTACAAACATAACCCTATGGCTGTCTTGGTTTTTAAAAACTTTAGACAATAGCATTCAAACTGCAATTGATAAGATTGATCAAACGCTTGCTAAAAGTCGTTTTTGGCAAGTTTTCCAAGAGTGTGAACTCTCCAAAGAGCAAATAAAAATTATTAATCTGATGTTTGATAATGGGGATGAAGCATTCGAACATGGAATAAGCGCAGCACAATATAAGAAAATAACTAAAGTAAGTAAGGCTACCGCGACAAGACATCTTGCTGATTTGCTTGAAAAAGGGTGTATTGAAAAATTACCCGGAGGAGGACGGAGCACGAGGTACCAAATTAAGACAAGCATTGTAGAGGTAAAGAAGCAAGATAGTTAA
- a CDS encoding DUF3096 domain-containing protein, which produces MFTGNLTPIISLVAGILILLIPRLLNYIVAIYLIIAGILGLGVLH; this is translated from the coding sequence ATGTTTACTGGTAATCTCACACCTATCATTTCATTGGTTGCTGGAATTTTAATTCTGCTTATACCACGATTATTAAATTACATTGTAGCTATTTATCTGATTATTGCTGGCATTTTAGGTTTGGGTGTTTTGCATTAA
- a CDS encoding DUF4169 family protein produces the protein MGNVVNLNKKRKTKIRLEKEKTASENRVKFGRTKKDKQIARQENERAERHLDGHKLDKSEK, from the coding sequence ATGGGAAACGTTGTTAATCTTAATAAAAAGAGAAAAACCAAAATTCGTTTGGAAAAAGAAAAAACAGCCTCTGAAAATCGCGTTAAATTCGGAAGGACAAAAAAAGATAAGCAGATTGCGAGACAAGAAAATGAGCGCGCGGAACGACATCTAGATGGTCACAAGTTGGATAAAAGCGAAAAGTAA
- a CDS encoding cytochrome P450: protein MKPKLFNSKNTNTCPYSQNTATSPHEALAEISEAETSSQALPQHQQGWRNLGRLFDQGASPFFYEMAARTKQKFFKIYIGTQCVYMVTDGKIAKELLTKHPELGRGDILEPFTHMVGRVFFAEDGVAASEPRKVFLNTIARGSINFKKIAEVNNRTFDSMQLASNGGFEDLYACVAWHTIGCIAACFVGTHDLSALPPDTHKIFMDATRLITKASMDPLSRLAHPSLRADFRVTSRAMADIAQKLLFANIENICKGNNYIWDLGIFRAEQLHPEMNFDECTHFDEHNPQAKIVRDLIEKDRFIREHGPLTIFASSNIGATMFYMLDILSQRPDVADKMYEEITRVLGTEPFTYKHITKLPYVRAVVQEALWQATPIPNFPRAVLKPFQVNINGETVSFQKGEMLMFLFRPMQGPNRSFSPERWLEGDEDLFSFGAGPRHCPANPFAKQVLTQFLVDMNLHGLRIMPTRKATYTTRNGLLGPDYHPVEPLSAEVEYLEEEGYPRENAKL, encoded by the coding sequence ATGAAACCGAAATTATTTAACTCGAAAAATACAAATACATGTCCCTATTCCCAAAATACAGCAACATCTCCGCATGAAGCATTGGCGGAAATATCCGAGGCAGAGACATCTTCTCAAGCGTTACCCCAACACCAACAAGGGTGGCGTAACTTAGGACGTTTATTTGATCAGGGAGCTTCGCCTTTCTTTTATGAGATGGCCGCACGTACAAAACAAAAGTTTTTCAAAATTTACATTGGAACCCAATGCGTATATATGGTAACTGATGGCAAAATTGCAAAAGAACTACTGACAAAACATCCAGAGCTTGGCCGGGGAGATATCCTTGAACCTTTTACTCATATGGTAGGAAGGGTTTTTTTCGCGGAAGATGGAGTGGCGGCTTCTGAACCGCGCAAAGTGTTTTTGAACACCATTGCTCGTGGATCCATAAATTTCAAAAAAATCGCAGAAGTAAACAATCGTACCTTTGACTCGATGCAACTGGCATCCAATGGAGGCTTTGAAGACCTTTATGCCTGTGTGGCATGGCATACAATAGGTTGCATTGCCGCCTGTTTTGTAGGCACCCATGATCTGTCAGCTTTACCACCAGATACTCACAAAATCTTTATGGATGCAACCCGTCTAATTACAAAAGCAAGTATGGATCCGTTAAGCCGCTTAGCCCATCCAAGTTTACGAGCTGACTTTCGGGTAACAAGCAGAGCGATGGCTGATATTGCCCAAAAACTTCTTTTTGCAAATATTGAAAACATTTGCAAAGGGAATAATTACATATGGGATTTGGGAATATTTCGTGCCGAACAATTACATCCGGAGATGAATTTTGATGAATGTACCCACTTTGATGAACACAATCCACAAGCAAAGATTGTGAGGGATCTGATCGAAAAGGATCGATTTATACGAGAACACGGGCCTCTTACAATTTTTGCCTCCTCGAATATAGGTGCGACGATGTTTTACATGTTGGATATACTCAGTCAAAGACCTGATGTGGCAGATAAGATGTATGAGGAAATCACTCGGGTTTTGGGGACAGAACCATTCACATACAAACACATCACAAAGTTACCTTATGTGCGCGCAGTCGTTCAGGAAGCATTATGGCAAGCAACTCCTATTCCCAATTTTCCTCGAGCGGTACTCAAACCTTTTCAAGTTAATATTAACGGAGAAACTGTATCATTTCAAAAAGGTGAAATGTTGATGTTCCTTTTTCGACCTATGCAGGGACCAAATCGATCGTTTTCACCCGAAAGATGGCTTGAAGGCGATGAGGATTTATTCTCATTCGGCGCAGGGCCAAGACATTGTCCGGCCAATCCCTTCGCAAAACAAGTGTTGACTCAATTCTTGGTCGACATGAATCTTCATGGATTGCGAATCATGCCAACGAGAAAAGCTACTTACACCACGCGCAACGGTTTGTTAGGACCAGATTATCACCCCGTAGAACCCCTGTCCGCAGAGGTGGAGTATCTTGAAGAAGAGGGATATCCCAGAGAAAATGCAAAATTATGA
- the fusA gene encoding elongation factor G translates to MTDLNLYRNIGIFAHVDAGKTTTTERILKLTGKIHKIGEVHDGESTTDFMVQEAERGITIQSAAVSCFWKGHRFNIIDTPGHVDFTVEVYRSLKVLDGGVGVFCGSGGVEPQSETNWRYANNSKVSRLIFVNKLDRIGANFLKVTEQIKKVLGAHPLIMTLPIGFEDSFVGVVDLLTRQAYVWDESGQPENYKVTDIPADMQDDVEMYRAQLIETALEMDDELLMAYLEGEEPSIEEIKRCIRKGTLELTFFPTYCGSAFKNKGMQLLLDAVVDYLPAPHEVNPQPLTDAEGKPNGQFAIVSPDEPFRALAFKIMDDRFGALTFVRIYSGKLNKGDTILNSFTGKTERVGRMVEMQADERIELQSAEAGDIIAIVGMKNVRTGHTLCDPNHECTLEAMVFPEPVISIAVTPKDKGATEKMSIAIGKMVAEDPTFRVETDQDSGETILRGMGELHLDIKVDILKRTYDVELIVGQPQVAYRETITKAVQDSYTHKKQSGGAGQYGKIDYTISPGEPNTGFTFITSVVGGNVPKEFFPAIEKGFRSMMDSGTLAGFPVLDVVVDLTDGAYHAVDSSAIAFEIAAKGAFRQSIPKAAPQLLEPIMKVDVYSTEDDVGNVIGDLNRRRGMISGQEPSAAGVRIKADVPLSEMFGYISTLRTLTSGRGQFSMEFSHYAACPNNVAEAVIAKEKEKKAAAMA, encoded by the coding sequence ATGACTGATTTAAACCTTTATAGAAATATTGGTATCTTCGCCCACGTGGATGCCGGAAAAACCACTACGACAGAACGTATCCTTAAGCTCACTGGTAAAATCCACAAGATTGGTGAAGTTCATGATGGTGAATCAACAACCGATTTTATGGTACAGGAAGCGGAGCGGGGTATTACCATCCAATCAGCTGCAGTCAGTTGCTTCTGGAAAGGTCATCGCTTCAATATTATCGATACCCCAGGACACGTGGACTTCACAGTAGAAGTATATCGTTCACTAAAAGTTCTCGATGGTGGTGTCGGGGTATTCTGTGGTTCTGGCGGCGTGGAACCTCAGTCTGAAACCAACTGGCGTTATGCGAACAATTCAAAAGTATCTCGTTTGATTTTCGTAAACAAGCTGGACCGAATTGGCGCCAACTTCTTGAAGGTAACCGAGCAAATTAAAAAAGTCTTAGGTGCCCATCCACTAATTATGACACTGCCTATTGGCTTCGAAGACAGTTTCGTAGGTGTTGTCGATTTATTAACTCGTCAAGCCTATGTTTGGGATGAATCTGGTCAGCCTGAAAACTACAAAGTTACTGACATACCAGCCGATATGCAGGACGATGTTGAAATGTATCGCGCGCAATTAATTGAAACAGCGCTTGAAATGGATGACGAACTGTTAATGGCTTATCTGGAAGGAGAGGAACCCTCAATTGAAGAAATTAAACGTTGTATCCGTAAAGGTACTCTGGAATTAACATTCTTCCCAACTTATTGCGGTTCGGCCTTTAAAAATAAAGGAATGCAACTATTATTGGATGCAGTCGTTGACTATTTACCAGCTCCACATGAAGTTAATCCGCAACCTTTGACTGATGCTGAAGGTAAACCAAATGGCCAATTCGCTATCGTCTCTCCAGATGAGCCATTCCGCGCCTTAGCATTTAAAATTATGGATGATCGTTTTGGTGCTTTAACGTTCGTACGTATTTATTCAGGAAAATTGAATAAAGGGGACACGATTCTTAATTCCTTCACCGGTAAAACGGAACGTGTTGGCCGTATGGTTGAAATGCAAGCTGATGAGCGTATTGAATTGCAAAGCGCTGAAGCAGGGGACATTATCGCGATTGTGGGGATGAAAAACGTTCGAACCGGTCATACTCTTTGCGATCCAAATCACGAGTGTACACTGGAAGCGATGGTTTTCCCTGAGCCAGTAATCTCTATTGCAGTCACGCCAAAAGATAAAGGCGCTACTGAAAAAATGTCTATTGCTATTGGTAAGATGGTTGCAGAAGATCCAACATTTAGAGTGGAAACCGATCAGGATTCCGGTGAAACCATTCTCCGTGGTATGGGTGAATTACATCTGGATATTAAGGTAGATATTCTCAAACGTACTTACGATGTTGAATTGATAGTGGGTCAGCCGCAGGTTGCTTACCGCGAAACTATTACTAAAGCAGTTCAAGACAGCTATACCCATAAAAAACAATCAGGTGGTGCGGGTCAATACGGTAAAATCGACTACACAATTAGTCCAGGCGAGCCCAACACTGGATTTACTTTTATCACATCTGTTGTGGGTGGAAACGTTCCCAAAGAATTCTTCCCTGCAATTGAGAAAGGGTTCCGCTCAATGATGGACTCAGGTACTTTAGCAGGTTTCCCTGTATTAGATGTTGTAGTGGACCTGACTGATGGTGCTTACCATGCCGTTGACTCTTCGGCAATTGCATTTGAGATCGCGGCAAAGGGTGCATTTCGACAATCAATACCCAAAGCTGCTCCACAATTGCTTGAGCCAATCATGAAGGTTGATGTTTATAGTACAGAAGACGATGTGGGTAACGTGATTGGTGACTTGAACCGTCGTCGCGGTATGATCTCAGGCCAAGAACCCAGTGCAGCTGGCGTCCGCATTAAGGCTGATGTTCCTCTTTCAGAAATGTTTGGTTACATTAGTACATTGCGTACTCTGACCTCTGGTCGTGGCCAATTCTCAATGGAATTCTCTCATTATGCTGCTTGTCCAAACAACGTAGCTGAAGCAGTTATTGCTAAAGAGAAGGAAAAGAAAGCTGCAGCTATGGCGTAA
- a CDS encoding SH2 domain-containing protein — protein sequence MQEKSDLVYPSCYYQIDRKEAEKRLKNMPFRTFVLRPSSQKDAIAAMSIVVRGRDNQIKVTHFLVNKNPEDNTLILQNHQGSYKDLTTMVNRLLVRHWIPFNQIEAVKGRDKLPGCSLLSLNWKQLELNEEQIKNALKDKKIGTFVFSLGKENGEYPWVMSLKISTFTYLDFGIYIKKNGFCEKPLLDPLGNKSIIEIPKSLDEIISLNAGKYFVDEVTYNSAKGELISLPIFTEPFKLKKTTIQSYIHSTETGDLDQIKQLFGTLSKIQKRALLKLPFYIKSNSAERDFTQGYTAKPIDLASHQEIKDFLTKEEEKVNNLTPNALMGLFKQYALPKDLAKQIAEYLDFSDGLHLSQINKEAHETTNPGVEENNNPKH from the coding sequence ATGCAAGAGAAATCGGATTTAGTTTATCCTTCCTGTTATTATCAAATTGATCGAAAAGAAGCTGAAAAACGGCTTAAAAATATGCCGTTTAGAACGTTCGTATTACGTCCAAGTAGTCAAAAAGATGCAATTGCGGCAATGAGTATCGTTGTCAGAGGGCGAGATAATCAAATCAAGGTCACCCATTTTTTAGTGAACAAAAATCCAGAGGACAATACCCTTATATTGCAAAATCACCAGGGTTCTTACAAAGATCTGACCACAATGGTAAATAGACTTCTAGTTCGACATTGGATTCCTTTTAATCAAATTGAAGCGGTAAAGGGAAGAGATAAATTACCTGGATGTTCGCTACTATCGCTAAATTGGAAGCAATTGGAGCTTAATGAAGAGCAAATTAAAAATGCCTTAAAGGATAAAAAAATTGGAACATTTGTTTTCTCACTGGGGAAAGAAAATGGCGAATATCCTTGGGTTATGAGTTTAAAAATCAGTACGTTTACTTATCTTGATTTTGGTATTTATATTAAAAAAAATGGTTTCTGTGAAAAACCACTTCTGGATCCCTTGGGAAACAAATCTATAATTGAAATTCCAAAGTCACTAGATGAAATCATCAGCTTAAATGCAGGCAAATACTTTGTAGATGAAGTCACTTATAATTCTGCTAAAGGCGAACTTATAAGTTTACCCATCTTTACTGAGCCCTTTAAACTTAAGAAAACAACAATTCAAAGTTATATTCATTCAACTGAAACAGGTGATTTAGATCAAATAAAGCAACTTTTTGGAACCTTGTCTAAGATTCAAAAAAGGGCACTGTTAAAACTTCCTTTTTACATTAAATCAAACTCAGCTGAGCGAGATTTTACCCAAGGCTACACCGCGAAACCGATTGATTTAGCATCACATCAGGAAATAAAAGATTTTTTAACCAAAGAAGAAGAAAAAGTAAATAATTTAACACCCAATGCGCTTATGGGGTTGTTTAAACAATATGCGCTACCAAAAGATTTGGCTAAGCAAATCGCTGAGTACTTGGATTTTAGCGATGGATTGCATCTATCTCAAATAAATAAAGAAGCGCACGAGACAACGAATCCTGGGGTAGAGGAGAATAATAATCCCAAGCATTGA
- a CDS encoding methyltransferase — MQNELNIDFTYNYKQPDEYHFSLDSIYLAKFVAAQLKSHTDIDSLRVLDLCAGCGVIGFELSWHLPAIRQIDFIEIQDVYTEYFFYNLAHINRPELKFRWQLLNYDELCEKKWEEKFDLIVSNPPYFHPEHGVLSPSQFKNRCRFYLDSSFQSFIRALENSLAYKGKAYFLLRSLKHHGLDLFSEIQSILQQTSVSVKKISQIRGTDIILLEKLK; from the coding sequence ATGCAAAACGAACTGAATATAGATTTCACTTATAATTACAAGCAACCTGACGAATATCATTTCAGTCTTGATTCAATTTATCTTGCCAAATTTGTCGCAGCACAATTGAAATCTCATACCGATATTGATTCGCTACGAGTATTAGATCTCTGTGCAGGATGCGGTGTCATTGGGTTCGAATTATCATGGCATCTACCTGCAATCCGGCAGATTGATTTTATTGAGATTCAGGATGTTTATACCGAATACTTTTTTTATAACTTGGCCCACATTAATCGACCCGAATTGAAATTTCGTTGGCAACTTTTAAATTATGATGAGTTATGTGAAAAGAAATGGGAAGAAAAATTTGATTTGATCGTCAGCAATCCCCCCTATTTCCACCCAGAACACGGAGTTCTCTCTCCTTCCCAATTTAAAAATCGTTGTAGATTTTATTTAGATAGTTCTTTTCAGAGTTTTATTAGAGCACTGGAAAATTCGCTCGCTTACAAAGGGAAGGCATATTTTTTATTACGCTCATTAAAACATCATGGGCTGGATTTATTTTCTGAGATACAAAGCATACTCCAGCAAACATCAGTTAGCGTAAAAAAAATATCACAAATCCGTGGCACTGATATTATTTTATTAGAAAAATTGAAATAA
- a CDS encoding response regulator transcription factor: protein MKDKSILLVEDNIKLANYLKESLQEAGYDVSIEKRGDKAVYRIIREQPALVLLDIMLPGMNGDQVCHTIREEYLGKILMLTAVHDIESEVSSLNLGADDYLTKPFADEVLKARVEALLRRPNLVNNQNQFQFGNFSINFSTKSVSLFGKEISISTTDFEVLALLVKNHDRLLSRDSIMYALSGHEYDGVDRSIDLKISRLRKALNDNSNKPYRIKTIHKKGYVFVSEAWV, encoded by the coding sequence ATGAAAGATAAATCAATATTGCTTGTGGAAGATAATATTAAGCTCGCCAATTACCTTAAAGAAAGCTTACAAGAAGCCGGTTATGATGTCTCTATCGAAAAACGTGGAGATAAAGCGGTCTATCGCATTATCCGTGAGCAACCTGCTTTAGTACTATTAGATATCATGCTACCTGGAATGAATGGGGATCAAGTATGCCACACCATTAGAGAAGAATATTTAGGAAAAATACTCATGTTAACAGCAGTTCATGATATTGAAAGTGAAGTATCCTCTTTAAACCTTGGAGCAGATGACTATTTAACCAAACCTTTTGCAGACGAAGTTTTAAAAGCAAGGGTAGAAGCTTTATTACGTAGACCTAATTTAGTTAATAATCAAAATCAATTTCAATTTGGAAATTTTTCTATCAATTTTAGTACTAAAAGTGTATCTCTCTTTGGAAAAGAAATTTCAATAAGTACAACTGACTTTGAAGTTCTTGCTTTGTTGGTAAAGAATCATGATAGGCTGCTTAGTAGAGATAGCATTATGTATGCTCTTTCTGGGCACGAATATGATGGGGTTGACAGAAGTATTGATTTAAAAATATCACGTTTAAGAAAAGCATTAAATGATAATAGTAACAAGCCTTATCGTATAAAAACAATTCATAAAAAAGGATATGTTTTTGTATCAGAAGCTTGGGTATAG
- a CDS encoding serine hydrolase yields the protein MATPPLMIALQLIAQIGHVPSVSYGCVETSNHDEHEFIRTSISVGKKSTDSGMDVDDKTRFPASSLSKIVFTYLVLQLVKDKHIDLDEPLYNILQYERFLVAGEYPTKAKELTARHVLSHTTGLPNFAGSLSSPLIFDPKSELGKGYSYSGEAFLYLQKVIETKMGKDLEVLAKEYVFGPLEMERSTFIPPLKSDTNVVSVHTELGKSVPIYVGDPSVNAAGSLLTTGEDFSKFIAGWLENIDDPIIKHAFEPKSTEDLMTCGLGWHLYRQKDELVAYQFGENPNTRAFIAINVTTKKGAVFFTNSENGMSIANQMFNSQALVRIGTLQELYKHLHYAQSDEPGWQETILGKIAEVDGKFEEARGYFERAAEVAPTDETKLRRLQWFNAIHDLPIEKEFTTSLKAFVGNYENRYNDDVEMSIREGSLIFKQFDQEIKLIRITETDFLPEKDQTFKLRFDGEKMSISYVHGGLDKCLSKKASPKSLLTYKEEMQQLRESQPGYLSAETKSQFYL from the coding sequence ATGGCTACTCCTCCTTTAATGATTGCATTACAGCTGATCGCTCAAATTGGTCATGTTCCATCTGTTAGTTATGGTTGTGTTGAAACTTCAAATCACGATGAGCATGAGTTTATAAGAACCTCAATATCTGTTGGCAAAAAATCTACCGACTCTGGAATGGATGTAGATGATAAAACTAGGTTTCCAGCATCTTCCCTTAGTAAAATTGTTTTTACTTATTTAGTGTTGCAGTTGGTCAAGGATAAACACATCGATTTGGACGAACCATTATATAATATACTCCAATATGAGCGATTCTTAGTGGCTGGAGAGTACCCCACAAAAGCGAAGGAATTAACGGCTCGACATGTATTATCGCATACTACAGGTTTGCCCAATTTTGCAGGAAGTTTATCTTCCCCCCTTATTTTTGACCCTAAATCAGAGTTAGGTAAGGGATACTCTTATTCAGGCGAAGCTTTTCTGTACTTGCAAAAAGTCATAGAAACCAAAATGGGTAAAGATTTAGAGGTGTTGGCTAAAGAATATGTTTTTGGTCCCTTAGAAATGGAGCGTTCTACATTTATACCCCCCCTTAAATCCGACACCAATGTGGTAAGTGTTCATACTGAGCTAGGAAAATCGGTTCCAATTTATGTGGGCGACCCTTCTGTTAACGCCGCTGGATCGTTATTGACCACTGGTGAAGATTTTTCGAAATTCATCGCTGGCTGGTTAGAGAATATAGATGATCCCATCATAAAGCACGCATTTGAACCCAAGAGTACGGAGGATCTAATGACTTGTGGCTTGGGCTGGCATCTATATAGACAAAAAGACGAACTAGTAGCCTATCAATTTGGTGAAAACCCTAATACGCGAGCGTTTATTGCGATCAATGTAACCACTAAAAAAGGAGCCGTTTTTTTTACCAACTCAGAAAATGGAATGAGTATTGCAAATCAGATGTTCAATTCCCAAGCTTTAGTACGAATTGGCACCCTGCAAGAGCTTTATAAACACTTACATTATGCTCAAAGCGACGAACCTGGGTGGCAGGAAACAATTTTAGGAAAAATTGCTGAAGTTGATGGTAAATTTGAAGAGGCGAGAGGTTATTTTGAAAGGGCCGCTGAGGTTGCACCTACAGACGAAACCAAATTACGACGTCTACAATGGTTTAATGCGATACATGATCTTCCAATAGAAAAAGAATTTACTACGTCCTTGAAGGCTTTTGTTGGAAACTATGAGAATCGTTATAACGATGATGTGGAAATGTCCATACGAGAGGGGAGTTTGATCTTCAAGCAATTTGATCAGGAGATTAAATTGATACGAATAACTGAGACTGATTTTTTGCCAGAAAAGGACCAAACGTTCAAATTAAGATTTGATGGAGAAAAAATGAGCATTAGTTACGTGCACGGGGGGTTGGATAAATGTTTATCGAAAAAGGCTTCACCAAAATCTCTATTGACCTATAAGGAGGAAATGCAACAATTGAGAGAATCTCAGCCTGGTTATCTCAGCGCAGAAACAAAATCCCAATTTTATTTATGA